The Pseudomonas extremaustralis genome contains a region encoding:
- the gltP gene encoding glutamate/aspartate:proton symporter GltP, with translation MKKAKLSLAWQILIGLVLGIAIGAVLNHFSAEKAWWISNVLQPAGDIFIRLIKMIVIPIVISSLIVGIAGVGDAKKLGRIGVKTILYFEIVTTIAIVVGLLLANFFHPGTGIDMSTLGTVDISKYQATAAEVQHEHAFVQTILNLIPSNIFAAVARGEMLPIIFFSVLFGLGLSSLKPELREPLVTMFQGVSESMFKVTHMIMKYAPIGVFALIAVTVANFGFASLLPLAKLVILVYVAILFFAFVVLGLIARLFGFSVIKLMRIFKDELVLAYSTASSETVLPRVIEKMEAYGAPKAICSFVVPTGYSFNLDGSTLYQSIAAIFIAQLYGIDLSIGQQLMLVLTLMVTSKGIAGVPGVSFVVLLATLGSVGIPLEGLAFIAGVDRIMDMARTALNVIGNALAVLIISRWEGMYDDAKGERYWNSLPHWRSKEALPVGETSRG, from the coding sequence ATGAAGAAGGCAAAGCTAAGCCTCGCCTGGCAGATCCTCATCGGTTTGGTGTTGGGGATCGCAATCGGGGCAGTGCTCAACCATTTCAGTGCTGAAAAGGCCTGGTGGATCAGCAATGTGTTGCAGCCCGCGGGCGATATCTTTATCCGCCTGATCAAGATGATCGTGATCCCGATTGTGATTTCCTCGCTGATCGTTGGTATTGCCGGCGTGGGCGACGCGAAAAAGCTCGGGCGCATCGGCGTCAAAACCATCCTTTACTTCGAAATCGTCACCACCATCGCGATCGTGGTCGGCCTGTTGTTGGCCAACTTCTTCCATCCGGGTACCGGTATCGACATGAGTACCCTGGGTACCGTGGACATTTCCAAGTACCAGGCGACCGCGGCGGAAGTGCAACATGAGCATGCGTTCGTCCAGACCATCCTCAACCTGATTCCGTCGAACATCTTTGCCGCCGTCGCCCGTGGCGAGATGCTGCCGATCATTTTCTTCTCCGTGCTGTTCGGCCTCGGCCTGTCGAGCCTCAAGCCCGAGCTGCGCGAACCGCTGGTGACGATGTTCCAGGGCGTGTCCGAAAGCATGTTCAAAGTCACCCACATGATCATGAAGTACGCGCCTATCGGTGTGTTCGCGCTGATCGCGGTGACCGTCGCCAACTTCGGCTTCGCCTCCTTGCTGCCGCTGGCCAAGCTGGTGATCCTGGTTTACGTCGCGATCCTGTTCTTCGCTTTTGTGGTCCTGGGCCTGATCGCCCGCCTGTTCGGCTTCTCGGTGATCAAGCTGATGCGCATCTTCAAGGATGAGCTGGTGCTGGCCTATTCCACCGCCAGTTCCGAAACCGTGCTGCCGCGTGTGATCGAGAAGATGGAAGCCTACGGTGCGCCGAAGGCCATTTGCAGCTTTGTGGTACCGACCGGTTACTCGTTCAATCTCGACGGTTCGACCCTGTACCAGAGCATCGCCGCGATCTTTATCGCTCAGTTGTATGGCATCGACCTGTCGATCGGTCAGCAACTGATGCTGGTGCTGACCTTGATGGTCACCTCCAAAGGCATCGCTGGTGTGCCGGGCGTGTCTTTCGTGGTGCTGCTGGCTACCCTGGGCAGCGTGGGCATTCCGCTGGAAGGCCTGGCGTTCATCGCCGGTGTCGACCGCATCATGGACATGGCGCGTACCGCACTCAATGTAATCGGCAACGCCCTGGCAGTGTTGATCATCTCCCGTTGGGAAGGCATGTACGACGACGCCAAGGGCGAGCGCTACTGGAACTCCCTGCCGCACTGGCGCAGCAAGGAAGCGCTGCCGGTCGGTGAGACCAGCCGCGGCTGA